The proteins below are encoded in one region of Mangifera indica cultivar Alphonso chromosome 7, CATAS_Mindica_2.1, whole genome shotgun sequence:
- the LOC123220076 gene encoding stearoyl-[acyl-carrier-protein] 9-desaturase, chloroplastic-like isoform X1, with amino-acid sequence MCSIQSIPSLAAFPKMATNSPSFSKFSMASTLVHSDSKEARDLKKVSYANSMAPEKAELFKSIEGWARDNILPLLKPVEKSWQPGDLLPDSASEGFFEQVKELRERAKELPDDYLVAIVGNMITEEALPMYQSRVSTADVYRDETGRDETPWAIWSRGWSSEENRHGDLLNKYLYLSGRVDIQQVERTIHYMISSGTNFGFGDNPYHFTVYTSIQERGTGIAHGNTAKLALKHGDSKLAQVCGTIAADEKRHETAYSRIVGKLFELDPNEAMVAFADMLKMRIIMPGDSMYDGQDENLFNHATNVWMRTGVYTITDYINILKHFRSLWNIGKLEGLKSDGKFAQDYICGLPERVGKMEERAMARAKQAPAVPISWIFNREV; translated from the exons ATGTGTAGCATTCAGTCTATTCCTTCACTCGCCGCTTTTCCAAAGATGGCAACAAATAGTCCAAGCTTTTCCAAGTTTTCCATGGCTTCCACCTTGGTCCATTCTGATTCTAA AGAGGCAAGAGACCTGAAGAAGGTGTCCTATGCCAATTCCATGGCCCCGGAAAAGGCTGAACTATTCAAATCAATAGAGGGTTGGGCAAGAGACAACATTTTGCCTCTACTAAAACCAGTTGAAAAATCCTGGCAGCCTGGAGACCTTCTACCGGATTCGGCGTCGGAGGGATTTTTCGAACAAGTTAAGGaattgagagagagagcaaAGGAGCTTCCAGACGATTACTTGGTAGCTATAGTTGGGAATATGATAACAGAAGAGGCCCTGCCAATGTATCAGTCAAGAGTGAGTACGGCAGATGTATATCGTGATGAAACCGGCAGGGATGAGACTCCGTGGGCGATTTGGAGTAGAGGATGGAGCTCTGAAGAGAATCGCCATGGAGATCTTCTCAATAAGTATCTGTATCTTTCAGGAAGAGTTGATATTCAACAGGTGGAGAGGACTATCCACTACATGATTTCTTCAGGAACA AATTTTGGCTTTGGAGACAACCCTTACCATTTTACAGTTTACACATCAATACAAGAAAGAGGAACTGGTATAGCTCATGGCAACACAGCCAAGCTTGCTCTAAAACATGGAGACTCAAAGCTAGCTCAAGTATGTGGCACAATTGCTGCCGATGAGAAGCGCCATGAAACCGCCTATAGCAGgattgttggaaagctcttcgAGCTCGATCCTAACGAAGCAATGGTGGCATTTGCCGACATGTTGAAAATGAGAATAATCATGCCTGGAGATTCAATGTACGATGGTCAAGATGAGAACTTGTTCAATCATGCCACAAATGTTTGGATGCGAACGGGCGTGTACACGATTACGGATTATATTAATATCTTGAAACATTTTCGGAGTCTTTGGAATATCGGAAAACTTGAGGGGCTTAAGAGTGACGGGAAATTTGCCCAAGATTATATTTGTGGGTTGCCTGAAAGGGTGGGAAAAATGGAGGAAAGAGCCATGGCTAGGGCTAAACAAGCACCAGCAGTTCCAATTAGCTGGATTTTTAATAGAGAAGTATAG
- the LOC123220076 gene encoding acyl-[acyl-carrier-protein] desaturase, chloroplastic-like isoform X2: MAPEKAELFKSIEGWARDNILPLLKPVEKSWQPGDLLPDSASEGFFEQVKELRERAKELPDDYLVAIVGNMITEEALPMYQSRVSTADVYRDETGRDETPWAIWSRGWSSEENRHGDLLNKYLYLSGRVDIQQVERTIHYMISSGTNFGFGDNPYHFTVYTSIQERGTGIAHGNTAKLALKHGDSKLAQVCGTIAADEKRHETAYSRIVGKLFELDPNEAMVAFADMLKMRIIMPGDSMYDGQDENLFNHATNVWMRTGVYTITDYINILKHFRSLWNIGKLEGLKSDGKFAQDYICGLPERVGKMEERAMARAKQAPAVPISWIFNREV; the protein is encoded by the exons ATGGCCCCGGAAAAGGCTGAACTATTCAAATCAATAGAGGGTTGGGCAAGAGACAACATTTTGCCTCTACTAAAACCAGTTGAAAAATCCTGGCAGCCTGGAGACCTTCTACCGGATTCGGCGTCGGAGGGATTTTTCGAACAAGTTAAGGaattgagagagagagcaaAGGAGCTTCCAGACGATTACTTGGTAGCTATAGTTGGGAATATGATAACAGAAGAGGCCCTGCCAATGTATCAGTCAAGAGTGAGTACGGCAGATGTATATCGTGATGAAACCGGCAGGGATGAGACTCCGTGGGCGATTTGGAGTAGAGGATGGAGCTCTGAAGAGAATCGCCATGGAGATCTTCTCAATAAGTATCTGTATCTTTCAGGAAGAGTTGATATTCAACAGGTGGAGAGGACTATCCACTACATGATTTCTTCAGGAACA AATTTTGGCTTTGGAGACAACCCTTACCATTTTACAGTTTACACATCAATACAAGAAAGAGGAACTGGTATAGCTCATGGCAACACAGCCAAGCTTGCTCTAAAACATGGAGACTCAAAGCTAGCTCAAGTATGTGGCACAATTGCTGCCGATGAGAAGCGCCATGAAACCGCCTATAGCAGgattgttggaaagctcttcgAGCTCGATCCTAACGAAGCAATGGTGGCATTTGCCGACATGTTGAAAATGAGAATAATCATGCCTGGAGATTCAATGTACGATGGTCAAGATGAGAACTTGTTCAATCATGCCACAAATGTTTGGATGCGAACGGGCGTGTACACGATTACGGATTATATTAATATCTTGAAACATTTTCGGAGTCTTTGGAATATCGGAAAACTTGAGGGGCTTAAGAGTGACGGGAAATTTGCCCAAGATTATATTTGTGGGTTGCCTGAAAGGGTGGGAAAAATGGAGGAAAGAGCCATGGCTAGGGCTAAACAAGCACCAGCAGTTCCAATTAGCTGGATTTTTAATAGAGAAGTATAG